A single genomic interval of Microbulbifer variabilis harbors:
- the purN gene encoding phosphoribosylglycinamide formyltransferase, with protein MSQGVCKVAVLISGSGSNLQALLDASANAGADFSVCAVISNKPEAFGLKRATEAGVPTSVVDHRNFSGRENFDQALIAEIDSHQPDLVVLAGFMRILTPEFVRHYSGRLLNIHPSLLPKYQGLHTHQRALEAGDSEHGVTVHFVTEELDGGPPIVQAAVPIKEGDTPESLAKRVQVQEHVIYPMAVTWFAQGRLKMLTDRSQLDGELLPLSGARIDS; from the coding sequence ATGTCACAGGGAGTATGCAAAGTTGCCGTGCTGATTTCCGGTAGCGGCAGCAACTTGCAGGCGCTCCTGGATGCCTCGGCAAATGCCGGGGCAGACTTTTCCGTCTGCGCAGTAATCAGCAATAAGCCCGAGGCCTTCGGCCTCAAGCGCGCCACCGAGGCCGGAGTCCCCACATCAGTGGTCGACCATCGCAACTTCTCCGGCAGAGAAAACTTCGACCAGGCGCTAATCGCAGAAATCGACAGCCATCAGCCGGATTTGGTTGTCCTGGCCGGGTTTATGCGTATCCTCACTCCCGAGTTTGTTCGTCACTACAGCGGTCGCCTCCTCAATATTCACCCCTCTCTACTGCCAAAATATCAAGGGCTGCATACCCATCAGCGAGCCCTGGAAGCCGGTGATAGTGAGCACGGTGTTACCGTTCATTTTGTCACCGAAGAGCTTGATGGCGGACCACCCATCGTTCAAGCCGCCGTACCTATAAAGGAAGGAGACACTCCCGAATCTTTGGCAAAGCGGGTTCAGGTACAGGAACACGTCATTTACCCCATGGCTGTTACCTGGTTTGCCCAGGGGCGCCTAAAAATGCTTACAGACCGCTCGCAACTGGACGGAGAGCTTCTACCTCTTAGTGGCGCCAGAATCGATAGTTAA
- the purM gene encoding phosphoribosylformylglycinamidine cyclo-ligase, with product MSDSKPQSAETSLSYKDAGVDIDAGNALVERIKHVAKRTSRPEVMGGLGGFGALCQLPSGYKEPVLVSGTDGVGTKLRLAMDLGIHDTIGIDLVAMCVNDLVVAGAEPLFFLDYYATGKLNVDIAAEVVSGIGKGCELAGCALVGGETAEMPGMYEGDDYDLAGFCTGVVEKSEIIDGKKVKSGDVLIGLASSGPHSNGYSLIRKVLEVSGADLQQECGSETLAKALMAPTRIYVKNLLQLMKSVQINALSHITGGGLLENLPRVLPEGCLARVDVTSWEMPEVFRWLQQAGNIDAREMYRTFNCGVGMVICVPAEQADQALQTLKQAGEDAFVVGKIEDAVAGADTVELAGL from the coding sequence ATGAGCGATTCCAAGCCGCAATCCGCTGAAACATCCCTCTCTTATAAAGACGCCGGTGTCGATATCGACGCAGGTAACGCCCTGGTAGAGCGTATCAAGCATGTCGCCAAGCGCACTTCCCGCCCGGAAGTCATGGGAGGCCTGGGCGGTTTTGGCGCTCTCTGCCAACTCCCCAGCGGCTATAAAGAGCCAGTCTTGGTTTCCGGCACCGATGGCGTGGGTACCAAATTGCGCCTGGCTATGGACCTGGGCATCCACGACACCATTGGTATCGACTTGGTTGCTATGTGTGTCAATGACTTGGTAGTAGCAGGTGCCGAACCACTTTTCTTCCTCGACTACTATGCCACTGGCAAGCTGAATGTGGATATCGCCGCTGAGGTTGTCTCCGGTATTGGTAAAGGCTGTGAGTTGGCAGGCTGTGCCCTGGTCGGTGGCGAAACCGCCGAAATGCCCGGCATGTATGAAGGCGACGACTACGATCTGGCCGGTTTCTGCACCGGGGTCGTGGAGAAATCCGAGATTATTGATGGCAAAAAAGTAAAGAGTGGTGATGTGCTCATTGGACTCGCTTCCAGCGGCCCCCACTCCAATGGCTACTCTTTAATCCGAAAGGTGCTCGAAGTCAGTGGCGCCGATTTACAACAGGAATGCGGTAGCGAAACGCTAGCCAAGGCATTGATGGCCCCCACCCGCATCTATGTTAAGAATCTGCTGCAATTGATGAAGAGCGTCCAGATAAATGCCCTCAGCCATATCACCGGCGGCGGCCTGCTGGAAAACCTGCCCCGCGTACTCCCGGAAGGCTGTCTTGCTCGTGTAGACGTCACTAGCTGGGAGATGCCCGAAGTGTTCCGCTGGCTCCAACAGGCAGGCAACATCGACGCCCGCGAAATGTACCGCACCTTCAACTGTGGTGTCGGTATGGTAATTTGCGTACCTGCGGAACAAGCCGACCAAGCACTGCAAACCCTGAAGCAAGCAGGTGAAGACGCCTTCGTCGTGGGCAAAATCGAAGATGCTGTGGCAGGCGCAGATACCGTAGAGCTGGCGGGCCTGTAA